The genomic window ATCAACCAGCAAGCAAAATATTGATATTGATATTCAAATTAGTGAAGGTGCTGAATACAAAGTAGGCGCCATTAGCTTTACTGGAGATCTTCTTAATCAGTCCATTAAAGACTTAAAAGAATTGCTAACTATTGATACCAACGATGTCTTTGAACGTAAAAAAGTCATTGAAAGTATTCAGGCAATCACTGATATTTTTGCTGATCAAGGATATGCTTTTGCCAAGGTTAATCCAATCACTAAGGAAGATACCAAGTCGCACATTATTGATCTAGAAATCAATATTGCACTTAATAAAAAAGTCTATATTAATCGCATCACTATTACCGGTAATACCAGAACTCAAGATGAAGTAATTCGTCGTGAGATTGGCATTAACGAAGGTGGTCTGTACTCTAATACTGAGTTAGATGAATCTATCAAAAATATTAAACGTTTGGGATACTTCTCAGATGTAAAAATGGACGTCTCAAAGCTGAAGGGTTTTGAAGATAAAATCAACTTACACTTTAGTGTTGAAGAAACTAAAACCGGTACGTTTTCAATTGGACTTTCTCATTCAAACAGTTCGGGCGCTGCTTTTAATCTAGGAGTCAAAGAGAATAACTTCTTAGGCACTGGCAATACGCTAAACGCTGCTTTTTCAAATTCAGATGCGGTTAAAGAAATGAGCTTTTACTTTTCTGACCCTTATTTTACAGAAGACGCTCACTCAATTAGTTATGGTGTTTTTAGTAAAGATGTTGATGGAGCAGCTCTTGATGTATCTGCATATAAAACTAATGAAGTTGGTGCTAGTTTAGGTTACGGCATTCCCCTCACTAAAGAGACTCGAGTTGGTGCAGACTTAAGAGTATCAACTCGTGACATTACTTGTGGCCCTTCATTTGGAGGTACGGGACTATACGTAGGGTCTGGTCTTGAAACCAAACAATGTGCGAGTGGCGATAAGACTGAAGTGAAGACGAACCTTAATTGGTCAAATAACACATTAGATAATTTTAACTACCCAACCGAAGGTAGTAAAAATAACTTAAGCTTTGATTTAACTTTACCAATTGCTGATTTCCAATATTACAAATTAGATGCTTCACATAAGAGC from Candidatus Thioglobus sp. includes these protein-coding regions:
- the bamA gene encoding outer membrane protein assembly factor BamA; this translates as STSKQNIDIDIQISEGAEYKVGAISFTGDLLNQSIKDLKELLTIDTNDVFERKKVIESIQAITDIFADQGYAFAKVNPITKEDTKSHIIDLEINIALNKKVYINRITITGNTRTQDEVIRREIGINEGGLYSNTELDESIKNIKRLGYFSDVKMDVSKLKGFEDKINLHFSVEETKTGTFSIGLSHSNSSGAAFNLGVKENNFLGTGNTLNAAFSNSDAVKEMSFYFSDPYFTEDAHSISYGVFSKDVDGAALDVSAYKTNEVGASLGYGIPLTKETRVGADLRVSTRDITCGPSFGGTGLYVGSGLETKQCASGDKTEVKTNLNWSNNTLDNFNYPTEGSKNNLSFDLTLPIADFQYYKLDASHKSYYPLGNDLTWKVNGSLGLAQGYGDKELPFFKRYYGGGSSSVRGFDFNSLGAVYSDGKAKGGELSMLAGTSVISPMTFIGDSKNMRMSAFVDAGSVEEKASNFSFDELRMSTGVAFSWLTPVGPLGIYAATPLIKKSADKTKSVEFTLGTSF